The following proteins come from a genomic window of Oncorhynchus clarkii lewisi isolate Uvic-CL-2024 chromosome 23, UVic_Ocla_1.0, whole genome shotgun sequence:
- the LOC139381682 gene encoding transmembrane protein 100-like: MAHHFLANKISMPDDPICRNSPKVPKSAMKMPTSTSEKVPKEKSNNNKKDCSVVVTTVPLINEMQLTAATGGAEMSCYRCTVPFGVVVLIAGIVVTAVAYMFNSHGSTISVLGLVLLSAGLALLGSSAVCWRVRLGRKKDRRRESQTALMPNHGVCVV, translated from the coding sequence ATGGCCCACCATTTCCTAGCTAACAAAATCTCTATGCCAGATGACCCCATCTGCAGAAACTCACCGAAAGTCCCAAAAAGTGCCATGAAAATGCCAACATCAACCTCCGAGAAAGTCCCCAAAGAGAAatccaacaacaacaagaaggaCTGTAGCGTCGTCGTGACGACTGTCCCGTTAATCAACGAGATGCAGCTGACAGCGGCCACAGGTGGGGCGGAGATGTCGTGCTACCGGTGCACAGTGCCATTCGGCGTGGTGGTCCTCATTGCCGGTATTGTGGTAACTGCTGTGGCGTACATGTTCAACTCACACGGCTCCACCATCTCGGTGCTGGGGCTGGTTCTGCTGTCAGCCGGGCTGGCTCTGCTGGGGTCCAGTGCCGTCTGTTGGAGGGTCCGGCTGGGGCGGAAGAAGGACCGGAGGAGGGAGAGTCAGACGGCCCTCATGCCCAAccatggtgtctgtgtggtctga